A window from Chryseobacterium vaccae encodes these proteins:
- a CDS encoding SEL1-like repeat protein produces the protein MAHRIYVYNVEAKNNEQYPYYLGEWNYEIPVLLLPLFFGNPRSKGKLLYFDRQEGISKLRTFYQLLADHYQLNYKKVYYEPVNKMFEFLEALPYDTFKMDAWDVFNMSEDRHSDQAKDWVEEIKDKYIIYNKAVQKMDLRVLEKELLKRSGYNSFLEILETDWINYGLGYWNDEAYKDTYETFEENGLWGFKDRKGNVRIPAVYDEVYAFNDEGIAVVQKDGKFGYLKDDGTLLVRCLYQDVLEAFSTDGKNYGLFQDNDLWGVMDIDAGEWSVPNIFDDLELLNRRGLFIAKKGEYFRLINHLNKEIVAGDFETPFDFDYQGLVFRKLPGTSKRAYYNLEGTYMGEYPEDTLSQMANGYYWVNPNKFQHKISIIQPDGSLLDEGIDKLITLDGYTVSAYRKDKKWQIYDHISSLFRLNGFEIENIQIDSHIQEMKNVFIVSTSEGTGLYEASKDRWLVPFSKEHQKIDSCRPEICRIILQNGMFYYDRKTEILSPTYDYICEGINYDTQLLCLFRGSEMLILNTDRKLQKVSDSEMGSLYEKRYNLRGKDQKYFLDFYKKWTEKTGPGYENHFNNETLKSKAAEMEKEGNIREAVRLYTMGAERGDASMQTDLAFILTNGDYPEFYDLQKGLSLYEKAAKQNQSYAWNNLGYHYQNGIGYPQDIRKALECYGKAADLGNGTALGNLGDLYFYGKQVDQNYDLALDYYKKAEKKYCFNRENISEIYYQKRDYANLQRYLRQDYDGTYSHIYYGILYDHGFGVKQNVKKALRYYEDALEYMSYFYALERLLYYYKEDPNFADPEKYKQWKKYGEENDMDI, from the coding sequence ATGGCGCACCGTATTTACGTATATAATGTTGAAGCAAAGAATAATGAGCAGTATCCTTATTATTTAGGAGAATGGAACTACGAGATTCCGGTACTGCTGCTCCCCCTGTTTTTTGGAAATCCCAGATCAAAAGGAAAACTGCTATATTTTGACAGACAGGAAGGTATTTCAAAACTGCGGACCTTTTATCAGCTGCTGGCGGACCATTATCAGCTGAATTATAAAAAGGTGTATTATGAACCAGTAAATAAAATGTTTGAATTCCTGGAGGCGCTTCCTTATGATACTTTTAAAATGGACGCCTGGGACGTTTTCAATATGAGTGAAGACAGGCATTCTGATCAGGCCAAAGACTGGGTTGAAGAAATAAAAGATAAGTATATCATCTATAATAAAGCAGTACAGAAAATGGATCTTCGGGTTTTGGAAAAAGAGTTACTGAAAAGATCCGGATACAATTCATTTCTGGAAATTCTGGAGACAGACTGGATTAACTACGGACTTGGGTACTGGAATGATGAGGCTTACAAAGATACCTACGAAACTTTTGAAGAAAACGGCTTGTGGGGATTTAAAGACCGGAAAGGTAATGTACGTATTCCTGCAGTGTATGACGAAGTTTATGCTTTTAATGATGAAGGAATTGCTGTTGTTCAGAAAGATGGTAAGTTCGGCTATCTTAAAGATGATGGTACTTTGCTTGTAAGATGTCTTTATCAGGATGTTTTGGAAGCATTTTCTACAGATGGGAAAAATTATGGATTGTTTCAGGATAATGACCTGTGGGGCGTTATGGATATAGACGCGGGAGAATGGTCTGTTCCGAATATATTTGATGATCTGGAACTGCTGAACCGAAGAGGTTTGTTCATTGCTAAAAAGGGAGAATATTTCAGATTGATTAATCACCTGAATAAAGAAATTGTTGCTGGAGATTTCGAAACCCCGTTTGATTTTGATTACCAGGGCCTTGTTTTCAGAAAACTTCCTGGAACTTCAAAGAGGGCTTATTATAATCTGGAAGGAACTTATATGGGAGAATATCCTGAAGATACTCTTTCTCAGATGGCTAACGGATATTACTGGGTAAATCCTAATAAATTTCAACATAAGATCAGCATTATCCAACCAGACGGAAGCCTTCTGGATGAAGGAATTGATAAGCTGATTACCCTGGATGGCTATACAGTATCTGCCTATAGGAAAGATAAAAAATGGCAGATTTATGATCATATTAGTTCGCTGTTCAGACTAAATGGATTCGAAATTGAAAATATCCAGATCGATTCACATATTCAGGAGATGAAGAATGTGTTTATTGTTTCAACTTCAGAAGGAACCGGACTTTACGAAGCTTCGAAAGACCGCTGGCTTGTTCCGTTTTCTAAAGAACATCAAAAGATAGATTCTTGCAGACCGGAAATATGCAGGATTATCCTTCAGAATGGAATGTTTTATTATGACCGGAAGACAGAAATTTTAAGTCCGACCTATGATTATATCTGTGAAGGGATAAACTATGATACGCAGCTTTTATGTCTTTTCAGGGGATCTGAAATGTTGATATTGAATACAGACAGAAAACTTCAAAAGGTATCAGATTCTGAAATGGGGTCTTTGTATGAAAAAAGATATAACCTTCGCGGAAAAGACCAGAAGTATTTCCTTGACTTTTATAAAAAATGGACCGAAAAAACCGGCCCGGGATATGAAAACCATTTTAATAATGAAACCCTGAAATCTAAAGCTGCTGAAATGGAAAAAGAAGGCAATATCAGAGAAGCTGTTCGGCTTTACACGATGGGAGCAGAGCGTGGAGATGCCTCTATGCAGACAGACCTTGCATTTATCCTGACCAACGGAGACTATCCCGAGTTTTACGATCTTCAGAAAGGACTTTCTTTATACGAAAAAGCAGCAAAACAGAATCAATCTTACGCCTGGAATAACCTGGGATATCATTATCAGAACGGAATCGGATACCCCCAGGATATTCGGAAAGCACTGGAATGTTACGGAAAAGCAGCAGATTTGGGTAACGGTACGGCACTCGGCAATCTGGGAGACCTTTATTTCTATGGAAAACAAGTGGATCAGAACTATGATCTGGCTCTTGATTATTATAAAAAAGCAGAAAAGAAATACTGTTTCAACAGAGAAAATATTTCCGAGATTTATTATCAGAAAAGGGATTATGCAAATTTACAGCGCTATCTGAGGCAGGATTACGACGGTACTTACTCCCATATTTATTACGGAATCCTCTATGATCATGGATTTGGAGTAAAACAGAATGTTAAAAAAGCCCTCA
- a CDS encoding retropepsin-like aspartic protease, which produces MKFFYLFLAALISIGITAQNSPVIIPFSLEDHSIYIYCKVNKTDNIKFLLDTGANGSVINMQAKKKPDLIIDGKSVNQGSNGTNSVEHSSHNTVQLGDMEKKDVLFTLIPYETDHFDGVFGTDLMKGKIIEIDYHKKEIQFHDENSTTIDFTGYEKMKLHMVNDYPAVESSFTVNGKEYSGLFGLDSGADDALTIASPFARKNALANIMKTIGKATAQGSDGSVYEMPVVLCPSLKFAQKFLYNIPVTLSSSKEGIDATEKMAGFFGNKFLKKFNTIIDFKRQLIYFKINKHLYESF; this is translated from the coding sequence ATGAAATTCTTTTATCTTTTTTTAGCAGCATTGATCAGTATTGGAATAACAGCACAAAATAGCCCGGTTATTATCCCGTTTTCATTGGAAGATCATTCAATCTATATCTATTGTAAAGTCAACAAAACCGACAATATAAAGTTTTTATTGGATACCGGTGCCAACGGTTCTGTTATCAATATGCAAGCAAAGAAAAAACCAGATCTTATCATTGATGGTAAATCTGTCAATCAGGGTTCTAATGGAACAAACTCTGTTGAACACAGCAGTCATAACACTGTACAATTGGGAGATATGGAAAAAAAGGATGTTCTGTTCACTCTGATCCCTTATGAAACTGATCATTTTGATGGCGTTTTCGGCACAGACCTGATGAAAGGAAAGATTATTGAAATCGATTACCATAAAAAGGAGATCCAGTTTCACGACGAAAACAGCACAACCATTGATTTTACGGGATATGAAAAAATGAAACTTCACATGGTGAATGATTATCCGGCTGTAGAAAGCAGTTTCACAGTCAACGGCAAAGAATATTCTGGATTATTTGGTCTTGACAGCGGTGCAGATGATGCGCTGACCATTGCTTCCCCTTTTGCCAGGAAAAATGCTTTGGCAAACATCATGAAAACAATAGGAAAAGCAACCGCTCAAGGCTCGGACGGTTCCGTATATGAAATGCCCGTTGTACTCTGCCCTTCCCTGAAATTTGCCCAAAAGTTTCTTTATAATATTCCGGTTACTCTTTCAAGCTCTAAAGAAGGTATTGATGCCACAGAGAAAATGGCCGGCTTTTTCGGAAATAAATTCCTGAAGAAATTCAATACGATTATTGACTTTAAAAGACAGCTCATTTATTTTAAGATTAATAAACATCTGTATGAGTCTTTTTAA
- a CDS encoding Lrp/AsnC family transcriptional regulator, whose product MERLDEKDLQLLRILQKNAKLTVKELAKEINLSPSPVFERVKRLEQEGYIKHYAAVLEAEKLNRGFTVFCQIKLKIHDRAVGNKFVKDILNIEEVAECYNISGDFDFLLKVQVRDMKHYQDFVFNTLGSVDSIGSTHSTFVMAEVKNTHGVSI is encoded by the coding sequence GTGGAAAGACTTGATGAAAAGGATCTTCAGTTGCTGAGAATCCTGCAAAAGAATGCAAAACTGACCGTTAAAGAGCTGGCAAAAGAAATTAACCTGTCTCCGTCACCTGTTTTTGAACGGGTCAAAAGATTAGAACAGGAAGGTTATATCAAGCATTATGCAGCTGTTCTGGAAGCTGAAAAGCTGAACAGGGGTTTTACGGTTTTCTGCCAGATTAAGCTGAAAATTCATGACAGAGCTGTCGGAAATAAGTTTGTAAAAGACATCCTTAATATTGAAGAAGTAGCGGAATGTTACAATATCTCCGGCGATTTCGATTTCCTGCTGAAAGTTCAGGTAAGGGATATGAAACATTATCAGGATTTTGTCTTCAATACATTGGGATCGGTAGATTCTATCGGAAGCACACACAGTACTTTTGTAATGGCGGAGGTAAAAAATACCCATGGGGTTTCCATATAA
- the metE gene encoding 5-methyltetrahydropteroyltriglutamate--homocysteine S-methyltransferase, whose translation MQTHLLGCPRIGSNRELKKACEQYWAGKTSLQQLLETGETISQANWTIQQEAGIDLIPCNDFSYYDQILDMTLTVGAIPERYQAIASEESYSELDLYFAMARGYQKNGLDITAMEMTKWFDTNYHYIVPEFRKNQNFRLFSDKIIKEFIRAKQSGINAKPVIIGLVTYLLLGKEKEEDFDKLDLAQNLLPVYIEILKELEHHGAEYIQFDEPFLGLDLNEKAKETYHYIYGEIRKQFPDLKLIIASYFEGLKDNLSLASSLPTDVLHIDLVRCPEQLDDVLQAIPTTLSLSLGVVDGRNIWKNDFERSLHWIKKAVSEIGSERVFIAPSCSLLHVPFDLDSETNEEVLSPEIKQWMAFAKQKIGEIAVLKKLASENPDYHTLQVLAENRKALENRKVSTLIHHQEVKDRISVTTEADAQRNNPFNIRKEVQQKVLQLPLFPTTTIGSFPQTKEVRSWRAKFKKGELTAGHYDELLKKETERTIRWQEKTGIDVLVHGEFERNDMVEYFGEQLSGFAFTQNGWVQSYGSRCVKPPVIYGDVHRLHPMTVYWSQYAQSLTTKWVKGMLTGPVTILQWSFVRDDQPRSLTCKQIALAIRDEVTDLEKAGIRVIQIDEPAIREGLPLRKSDWQSYLKWAVEAFRISASGVEDATQIHTHMCYSEFNDIIQNIADMDADVITIECSRSQMELLHAFADFKYPNEIGPGVYDIHSPRVPSKEEMVELLNKAQAVIPAQQLWVNPDCGLKTRHWDETEKALIAMVGAAKEASAEYVAREKLGNHWF comes from the coding sequence ATGCAAACACACCTACTTGGCTGCCCGCGTATTGGCAGCAACAGAGAACTCAAAAAAGCCTGTGAACAATATTGGGCAGGTAAAACATCATTGCAACAATTGCTGGAAACCGGGGAAACCATCAGCCAAGCCAACTGGACAATCCAGCAGGAAGCAGGCATCGATCTTATTCCGTGTAATGATTTTTCGTATTATGATCAGATATTGGATATGACGCTTACCGTTGGAGCCATTCCGGAACGTTATCAGGCTATTGCTTCTGAAGAATCTTACTCAGAGCTTGATCTTTACTTTGCTATGGCCAGAGGCTATCAGAAAAACGGTCTGGACATCACTGCCATGGAAATGACCAAATGGTTTGACACCAATTATCATTATATCGTTCCTGAATTCAGGAAAAACCAGAATTTCAGATTATTTTCCGATAAAATCATCAAAGAATTTATCCGTGCCAAACAATCCGGGATTAATGCGAAACCTGTCATTATCGGATTGGTTACTTACCTGCTTTTGGGTAAAGAAAAAGAAGAAGATTTCGACAAATTGGATCTGGCTCAAAATCTTTTGCCTGTTTATATTGAAATTTTAAAAGAGCTAGAACACCACGGTGCAGAATACATTCAGTTTGATGAACCGTTCCTCGGTTTGGATTTAAATGAAAAAGCAAAAGAAACGTATCACTATATTTATGGTGAAATCAGAAAACAGTTTCCGGATCTTAAACTGATCATTGCCTCTTATTTTGAAGGATTAAAAGACAATCTTTCTCTGGCTTCTTCCCTTCCGACAGATGTTTTGCATATTGATTTAGTGCGCTGTCCTGAGCAGTTGGATGACGTTTTACAGGCAATTCCTACCACATTAAGCCTTTCTCTTGGAGTTGTGGACGGAAGAAATATCTGGAAAAACGATTTTGAAAGATCGCTTCACTGGATTAAAAAAGCGGTCAGTGAAATCGGATCAGAACGGGTCTTTATTGCGCCTTCCTGTTCGCTCCTCCATGTTCCTTTCGATCTTGACTCGGAAACTAATGAAGAAGTTTTGTCTCCTGAAATTAAACAATGGATGGCTTTTGCCAAACAAAAGATTGGAGAAATCGCTGTTTTGAAAAAGCTAGCTTCAGAAAATCCGGATTATCATACTTTGCAGGTATTAGCTGAAAACAGGAAAGCACTGGAAAACCGTAAAGTATCAACGCTTATTCATCATCAGGAAGTTAAAGACCGCATTTCCGTAACCACTGAAGCAGATGCACAGAGAAATAATCCGTTCAACATCAGAAAAGAAGTCCAACAGAAAGTCCTTCAACTTCCATTGTTCCCAACAACAACCATTGGCTCGTTTCCTCAGACCAAAGAAGTAAGAAGCTGGAGAGCGAAATTCAAAAAAGGGGAACTCACTGCCGGACATTACGATGAACTACTGAAAAAAGAAACGGAAAGAACAATCCGCTGGCAGGAAAAGACAGGAATTGATGTACTCGTTCACGGAGAATTTGAGCGGAATGATATGGTGGAATATTTCGGAGAACAGCTTTCCGGATTTGCCTTCACTCAAAACGGTTGGGTACAAAGCTACGGAAGCCGGTGTGTAAAACCGCCTGTTATTTATGGAGATGTCCACCGACTTCATCCTATGACCGTTTATTGGTCACAATATGCCCAATCATTAACTACGAAATGGGTAAAAGGAATGCTGACAGGTCCTGTAACCATCCTTCAATGGTCTTTTGTACGGGATGATCAGCCCCGTTCTCTTACCTGCAAACAAATTGCTCTGGCTATCCGTGATGAGGTAACCGATCTGGAGAAAGCAGGCATCAGGGTTATCCAAATTGATGAACCCGCCATTCGTGAAGGTCTTCCGTTGAGGAAATCCGACTGGCAAAGTTACCTGAAATGGGCAGTAGAAGCCTTTAGAATTTCTGCCAGCGGCGTGGAAGATGCTACTCAGATTCATACGCATATGTGCTATTCTGAATTTAATGACATTATCCAGAATATTGCGGATATGGATGCCGATGTAATCACCATAGAATGTTCCAGAAGCCAGATGGAACTGCTGCATGCCTTTGCTGATTTCAAATATCCGAATGAGATCGGTCCAGGAGTTTATGATATTCATTCTCCAAGAGTTCCGTCCAAAGAAGAAATGGTAGAATTGTTGAATAAGGCACAAGCCGTAATTCCGGCACAGCAGCTTTGGGTAAACCCTGACTGTGGTCTGAAAACAAGACACTGGGATGAAACGGAAAAGGCTCTGATTGCCATGGTGGGGGCTGCAAAGGAAGCGAGTGCGGAGTATGTGGCAAGGGAGAAACTAGGGAATCATTGGTTTTAG
- a CDS encoding HNH endonuclease has protein sequence MTNYFNQICEFRQNNPIVKSQTIKTDNPILNNVKKALNNFKLELEEKYQNFEGTNLTIEVSQGAANFPHVTHVCILPPNQKVSDGIYVAICFDKFGKGAVVGCAESKTNPKGLNITIRKSKSLSPKIDVDGGSDRTKYNNVFENPKEFYYELKDDDALLSHINKSLSLCLYNLGLIKASDYLQTNDYLTSFINEKEIEPFNFNNIEDDRKRMAVQIYARRGQRKFREKLLEIYNQKCAITQCEIVEMLEAAHIYSFKGTETNKVPNGILLRSDIHTLFDLGLISINPENYTIQVSNKILHDKYYAKLHQTKIILPGKKEYYPNIDSLKNHFENIFEK, from the coding sequence ATGACTAATTATTTTAATCAAATCTGTGAATTCAGGCAAAATAATCCTATTGTAAAAAGCCAAACCATAAAGACCGACAATCCTATTTTAAATAATGTAAAAAAAGCTCTTAATAATTTTAAACTTGAATTAGAAGAAAAATATCAAAATTTTGAGGGTACAAATTTAACAATAGAGGTATCTCAAGGTGCAGCAAACTTCCCCCATGTAACCCATGTGTGTATTCTTCCTCCCAACCAAAAAGTATCAGATGGAATATATGTAGCGATTTGTTTCGATAAATTTGGAAAAGGCGCTGTAGTAGGTTGCGCAGAATCAAAAACTAATCCTAAAGGTTTAAACATAACTATAAGAAAATCAAAAAGTCTTTCTCCTAAAATTGATGTCGACGGTGGTAGTGATAGAACTAAATATAACAATGTATTTGAAAATCCTAAGGAATTTTATTATGAATTAAAAGACGACGATGCCTTACTTAGTCATATCAATAAGTCTTTAAGCTTATGTCTTTATAATTTAGGGTTAATAAAAGCCTCTGATTATCTACAAACTAACGATTATCTAACTTCATTTATTAACGAGAAAGAAATTGAACCATTCAATTTTAATAACATAGAAGATGACAGAAAAAGAATGGCTGTTCAAATTTATGCTAGAAGAGGACAAAGAAAATTCAGAGAAAAACTTCTTGAGATTTATAATCAAAAATGTGCAATCACTCAATGTGAAATTGTTGAAATGTTAGAAGCGGCTCATATCTATTCTTTTAAAGGAACAGAAACGAATAAGGTTCCTAATGGTATCTTGCTACGATCTGATATTCATACATTGTTTGATTTAGGATTAATTAGTATAAATCCTGAAAATTATACGATTCAAGTGAGTAATAAAATTCTCCATGACAAATATTATGCTAAGTTACATCAAACTAAAATTATTTTACCAGGAAAAAAGGAATATTATCCCAATATAGATTCACTAAAGAATCATTTTGAAAATATTTTTGAAAAATAA